The following nucleotide sequence is from Diospyros lotus cultivar Yz01 chromosome 3, ASM1463336v1, whole genome shotgun sequence.
ACATCCCAGGGGACGCCTGACTATCAAAACAACTTAGACAGGTGTTGATTGTCTCTCTCATAACTGGTTGAGCATAAGAAGGAGCTCCCCTTGCACAATAGCCATGATAGCCATTTGCACAATAGCTGGCTCCCTTTCAACTctgttcttctattttttccaGTATAATTTCTTCTCCTCCCTTTAACAGAAACTACTCAATCTTAGCAGATGAACCaaaagctttgataccacctgttaGGATCAGATCACAAATCACAcatagaaaaatacaaaaataagacaaaaaataatttgtgtaGTTTAGTCTCTCAACAGACTTATGTCCATGATCCCAAAATTAGGATAATCCACTAAAACACAATAATACAACTTTTAAACGGACATAATTATAAACCCTCACATCTCACACTACCTTAGTAACCCCGTTATATCCTTTGTCAAGTGACCTTGGCTACTAAAGTGTGTTAATACAGAAACTTATGCCAAGAAGCCTAGCAACCCCATTGGTTTTCCTCTTCCTCTAGGAATTGGTTTCCCACCCCTTCATAGGTTTGGTTTCCTTGAATGCTAATTCTGTATAATTTGAGATTTGAGGAGTTATCTACCATATATTACGAGGGATTTTGATGAAAGGAATTAGGGAGGGGAGTGCTGAGATGGCGATAGTGAAATGAGGGAGCTTGAGATAGGGTTTTGGTCTTAGCCTTTTAGGATTGGGATGTGTTcagattttcttctttcttttttattttttgggcctaattttcctttttggaatcaatttaagtttttaagCTTAAATCCATATTTATGACATATGCAATCTATCTATATTATAAAAGGAAGAAATCAGTAAAACTTTCAGGGTAGcaattaaaacattttataaaattaatagatACATTAAATcatgtatataaataaaaaatttaaaaaccatTTTATGCACTAATAGATGCAATTTTGAGAAAAAGATTGTATTAGTAAAATCCACAACACAAATTAATGTTTTTTGAGGAATAAAAGAAGTATGTATCGGAAAGATTTTAAGAATTGtggataaaagaaaatattcatgCCTTTAGTTACTATCCATTACATGGTATCcgttaaatatgtaaatatatgttttacatcgatagataaatataaaatctttggAAGGACACATTGATAGATAAATGTATATTGTACGAGCTTGTTCAAAAATAGTAACAATTTCTTTGACTTATATGTTACAACAacgatgcctcaaaccttactCTTGCTAGGTGTGGTCACTTGCATGGATTCTATCTTGTCAATCTTTGTTTCTATGGTAACAATGTTATTAATCTCattctttttggatgattgatcgAAGATAACTTAACTAATCTTTTGTCTCGTTTGCCCAAATAATATCATctacaaataacatacaccaaaGGGCACCTCTGCTTGATTGTGTTTAGTGAGATTATCATTACTATGATAGATATAAGAGCTTAATGTGGATCATTGATGTAATCTAATTATAATTAGAAAAGCTTTAGTATCTCCTACACATCCATGATGCATGTCCTTGATATCCtgtatagcttccattgttgacctaccaagcatgaaaccaGATTGATCTCTAACACCATGGTTTCTCTTTTTAACCTTTGCTCAATCaatctctcccaaagttttgTATTGTGTCTCAATAGTTTGATCCCTTTGTAATTTCCACAACTTTGaatatcttcttttttcttataaataaccACTAGAGTGCTCCTTTCTTGTCTATTAGTTTGGTATCCTCTTGGATATAAGTTTGTTAACCACCCGTTCATCCAAAAGCTTAAGCTTGTATGGTTGTATCTATGCGCATTTTTTGCCGAGCAGAAATTAAGATCTGTTTGATGTTTCACAATTTTAGTTGCAACATGTGGAAGCATTTGGTGGGGAGGGTCACTCTTTGACAAAAGAATAAGCAGTAAATCATGAACTGTAAAGATGCGAGATCTACTTGGTCACTCCTGCTCAGTTATTTGTTAGGGTACTGCTGGTGAGTTTATATTGCCATCAAATTTGTGATTGCTCGTATTAGAAAATCATGCGTTCATGGTGGGCAAAGTCGTCATctaaagaaacaaagaagaaaacaagcaaGGAGAGTTTCATCGGTTCAATACAACGGAAATTTAAGGCTCCATCTGAAAGTAAACATGCTAGTAGATCAGGAGGGTCTCAAAGACACAACAATTACACAGTTTCAGAAAAGGGGTCACCTTCTCGAGCAGAGTCAAGGTCATCACCACCTTCTAAACAAGTATCAAGATGTCAAAGTTTTATTGAAAGGCCTTGTGCCCAGCCACTTCCAGTCCCAGGTCTGTACCCTGTTACTGTAGGTCGCACAGATTCTGGAATCAGCATATCAGCAAAACCAAGATTGGAGAAAGTCTCCAAGCCATCATCATTTCTGCCTCTCCCAAGACCAGGATGCATCCGGAGCAGGCCAGATCCTACAGATATAGATGGAGATATAGTCATTGTTTCTTTTTCTAGTGGGTGCTCCATTGATAGTGATGATCCAGCTGACTCACAACAGCGTAGCCCCCTGGCATCTGACTATGAAAATGGCAGCAGAACTGCTTTGGAGAACCCTTCCATGTGAGTTTGCATGTGAATTATTAACAACTGTTGGAAATTTTTGTTTCCCTTGTTTAGTTCAAGTGGCCACTTTGTCAAACATGCTTGAATTTTCAAGGCCATTGACTACTAcgcattttttatttatatgtttttctcatttatatctACAGTTCATCCCTGATTTTCTTACTCATTTTTACTGAAGCATTGTGGCAAAAGACCAGTCCTCTATCACAGAAGCAAAGTTGAAGGAGGCCATAAGGCCAGCAAATCAGACCTCTCCATCATCACCTAAACGAAGGCCTTTGAACAATCATGTGCCAGATTTGCATGTTCCTTACCATGGTACTTTCTGCGGTGCTCTGGATAGCTCAATGTCAAGTCCTTCCAGAAGTCCAATGAGAGCATGTGGCACTGAGCAAGCCACAAACTCTGGTTTGTGGACTGGAAAAATGTATCCAGATCTTCCTTTACTTGGATCTGGTCATTGCTCCAGCCCAGGCTCAGGGCAGAATTCTGGTCATAATTCAATGGGAGGTGATATGTCTGGACAACTGTTTTGGCAGCCCAGCAGGGGTAGCCCAGAGTATTCACCAATACCTAGTCCCAGAATGAATAGTCCTGGGCCCAGCTCGAGAATTCAAAGTGGTGCTGTCACACCTCTTCATCCTAGGGCTGGAGGAGCTACTGATGAGGGGAAACAACAGAGTCACCGGTTGCCTCTTCCTCCTGTGATAATCTCAAACTCTTCTCCTTACTCTCATTCAAATTCAGCAGCAACATCTCCTAAAATGCCACGAAGTCCAGGAAGGGCAGAGAATCCAATCACTCCTGGTTCCCGGTGGAAAAAGGGAAAGTTGCTGGGTAGGGGCACATTTGGCCATGTTTATGTTGGTTTTAACAGGTAGACCCGGattactatttatttttattattgtaacgTACATGCAGATCCAAATTGATAATATTCTAAttcctttatatatttttctttacctCTTCATATTTACTACTGATGTATATCTTATCATcattgtatttaaatttattttactggAAACTGAGGCTAGTTATCGATACTTTTTCTTATGCAAAGTTTTTCCCTGGCATATAATGTGTGCTTTTGGGCACTTATGTGTTAGATTACAGTTGCTTGTGTACTTTTTTCAATGtaacatttctcaaaatttgttcactgattttcatatcatttttttcctATAGAGAAAATGGTGAGATGTGTGCAATGAAGGAGGTGACGCTATTCTCAGATGACCCAAAGTCAAAGGAAAGTGCAAAGCAGCTGGGACAAGTaagttgttttttgttttttcattttttcttggATATGAAAAGAACTAATGAACTCtacccaaaaaaagaaagaaaaaaggaaaaggagaagTCAAATATGGTGGGAAGCCATCATACAGCAAGATGGTTTACCTTTGCCCATTGGGATGGTGGTGCTCACCTGCCTTGACTTTGGTCTCAGGGCATATTTGGCTTGAGGCCCTACCTAGCACAAAAAAGGTGGGAGGGGTCAAACCTTGTACAGAAGGAGACATAATTGCTTATAGGGTAGAAAAGGTCATCgagaaaatgaataaaagatGATGGACAATGAATAGAGAGGGACTATCACAACAAAGGTGAAGCAAGGTTAGAGCCTTTAAGGAGTGAATAAAACACACCATATGCTCAAAAACACTGCTATTCCTTTCTTGCCAAATGTGTCAgtccaagaaaaaaaaatgtgagtgGTCAAAAGCATTTCTGCACCCTGGAAGGGGTGGGCCCAACACAAGCAAATAAAAATTCTCTCATTGAGGTTGGCACAACCCGTTGAATGCCTAACAAATTGAAAAAGAACCTCCAAACCTCTCTAACCATGAGACAATGAAAAGCAGATGATCTGTTAAGACTTTGcttcttgatttctcattttttgCAAAAAAGCACTACTTCACCATACACTAACCTCTCCCCAGCTTGTCCAATTGTAAGGATGGCattgtgagaagaagaccagacaaaagaaaaaattaatctcaGAGGAGAATCAATCTTCAAATAACTCTCCAAGCAAGGTTGTGCCTCGATCACAAAGACCACTGTTTAGTGAACCCATTGAGAAGAGACCACTTGATGAAGGCTCTGCATTCATTTATCTTAGATTAGCCTTAATGGAGAAAGCTCAAGTAATTACCCCCAAAAAAGCTGTCATCACATTGATCTCCTAGTGCCGAagattttgatgaaaaatgagggGAGCAAATATTGTGCTCTGGAAAACACAGTAGATACTTGCTCACGATAGCCTCACAATCTTTGACCAGAAAGAAAAGGTCATGGAAGATCTCACACAGGCACCTATGACCACACCAATTATGTATAGTATTAACCCTGAATCCAACCATAAAACTaatgttttttcaaaaaaagaaacgCTGCCCCTTAAAAATAGC
It contains:
- the LOC127796747 gene encoding mitogen-activated protein kinase kinase kinase YODA-like isoform X2, giving the protein MRSWWAKSSSKETKKKTSKESFIGSIQRKFKAPSESKHASRSGGSQRHNNYTVSEKGSPSRAESRSSPPSKQVSRCQSFIERPCAQPLPVPGLYPVTVGRTDSGISISAKPRLEKVSKPSSFLPLPRPGCIRSRPDPTDIDGDIVIVSFSSGCSIDSDDPADSQQRSPLASDYENGSRTALENPSIIVAKDQSSITEAKLKEAIRPANQTSPSSPKRRPLNNHVPDLHVPYHGTFCGALDSSMSSPSRSPMRACGTEQATNSGLWTGKMYPDLPLLGSGHCSSPGSGQNSGHNSMGGDMSGQLFWQPSRGSPEYSPIPSPRMNSPGPSSRIQSGAVTPLHPRAGGATDEGKQQSHRLPLPPVIISNSSPYSHSNSAATSPKMPRSPGRAENPITPGSRWKKGKLLGRGTFGHVYVGFNRENGEMCAMKEVTLFSDDPKSKESAKQLGQEIALLSRLSHPNIVQYYGSEAVGDKLYIYLEYVSGGSIYKLLQEYGQFGELAIRNYTKQILSGLAYLHAKNTVHRDIKGANILVDPNGRVKLADFGMAKHITGQSCPLSFKGSPYWMAPEVIKNSNGCNLAVDIWSLGCTVLEMATTKPPWSQFEGVAAMFKIGNSKDLPAIPDNLSDEGKDFVRQCLQRNPFHRPTAVQLLDHPFVNNAAPVEKPIMGPELADPPVGITTGVKSLGTAHPRNFSNTDSERLAIHSSRVSKRSGLRSSEIDIPRYISCPVSPIGSPLLHPRSPQHLSPSLISSPHTTSGSSTPLTGSSGAIPFHYLNHSVYLQEGFGSKAKPPESPHINSSSYHSPNHDIFRGMQPGSHIFQEFLSGGSEALGTQFGKPIIGELHDEQSVLADRVSQQLVRDHVNLSPSLDLSSYSLLSYQTRI
- the LOC127796747 gene encoding mitogen-activated protein kinase kinase kinase YODA-like isoform X1, whose amino-acid sequence is MRSWWAKSSSKETKKKTSKESFIGSIQRKFKAPSESKHASRSGGSQRHNNYTVSEKGSPSRAESRSSPPSKQVSRCQSFIERPCAQPLPVPGLYPVTVGRTDSGISISAKPRLEKVSKPSSFLPLPRPGCIRSRPDPTDIDGDIVIVSFSSGCSIDSDDPADSQQRSPLASDYENGSRTALENPSIIVAKDQSSITEAKLKEAIRPANQTSPSSPKRRPLNNHVPDLHVPYHGTFCGALDSSMSSPSRSPMRACGTEQATNSGLWTGKMYPDLPLLGSGHCSSPGSGQNSGHNSMGGDMSGQLFWQPSRGSPEYSPIPSPRMNSPGPSSRIQSGAVTPLHPRAGGATDEGKQQSHRLPLPPVIISNSSPYSHSNSAATSPKMPRSPGRAENPITPGSRWKKGKLLGRGTFGHVYVGFNRENGEMCAMKEVTLFSDDPKSKESAKQLGQEIALLSRLSHPNIVQYYGSEAVGDKLYIYLEYVSGGSIYKLLQEYGQFGELAIRNYTKQILSGLAYLHAKNTVHRDIKGANILVDPNGRVKLADFGMAKHITGQSCPLSFKGSPYWMAPEVIKNSNGCNLAVDIWSLGCTVLEMATTKPPWSQFEGVAAMFKIGNSKDLPAIPDNLSDEGKDFVRQCLQRNPFHRPTAVQLLDHPFVNNAAPVEKPIMGPELADPPVGITTGVKSLQFRGTAHPRNFSNTDSERLAIHSSRVSKRSGLRSSEIDIPRYISCPVSPIGSPLLHPRSPQHLSPSLISSPHTTSGSSTPLTGSSGAIPFHYLNHSVYLQEGFGSKAKPPESPHINSSSYHSPNHDIFRGMQPGSHIFQEFLSGGSEALGTQFGKPIIGELHDEQSVLADRVSQQLVRDHVNLSPSLDLSSYSLLSYQTRI